The genomic segment CATACACTCCTGGCGATGGAACGGCAGGCCGTCGCAGAACTTGTCGCTGAGGATGTGCGCCAGGAGCGAAGGTGTCGCGAGCGCGCGCGGCAGGAACTGCGGCGGCAGCGGTGCGGTCACGCTCGTCGGCTCGGCAGTGTCCGCCGCGTCGGCGTCGCGGTCCCCCCTGAGTCAGGGAAGATGTCGCCTCTGCCGTGAGGGCCTCTCTCACTTGCACTGACGCACGGTTCAATGGGGGACTGATGCTGCGCCCGAGGCTTGAGGAGGCGCAGCCTGGTTCGGGACCGGCAGCCCCGCCTCGCGCATCAGCTACGGCCAGCGGAACTTCGCGAGAGGGGCTTGGGCGGAACAGCCAGCTCCATGCCTTGGCGGTGACCGGGGCAAAGATGGGAACTACCGGAGGGGTACCGAGTCCAGCATGGCGATTCCTCCGTCATCCCCAGCGGTCTTGAAAGTTCAGGCCTGCCGAGAAGGGGGGGAGGTGTCGGAAGCCCGGCCCCCCTCGGTGATAGCCCCGCATCACAGCCGCACGCGCACCTGCCCCGTGCGCGCCTCGCTCACTGGCATTGATGCACTGCCGCAGGGGCCACTGCGCACCCATGGCGCAACGGCCGAATCTTGGGTCGGCACAGGGGGACACCACGTCTTGGCAGTCGCGGGCCGTACCTCTCGCACATGCTGCGACCTACCACATCCGGGTGGTGTCCTCCCTGCTCACCAGGGTGGCCAGCGTCTACGTGTCGCCGCTCAGCTCACCCTGGAGGGAGACGTCCGTCTTTCCCGTCTCCGTGCAGGAGGAGGAGCGCGGTGAGAAGCACAGCTCGCATTGATGTCTCCTTTAGAGCGGGCGGCATGGTGCTGGGTGAAGAAGGATTGGAGTGTACTCGGCGTCGCGGTGATGCTCGGAGGTGGCTGTGGGAGCGTCAGGTGTGGCGGCGATTCCTGGCCCGCCGCGCGCCCGTGGATCGCGGCTCCCTCGCGA from the Myxococcus xanthus genome contains:
- a CDS encoding IS66 family transposase, coding for MTAPLPPQFLPRALATPSLLAHILSDKFCDGLPFHRQECM